One part of the Nymphaea colorata isolate Beijing-Zhang1983 chromosome 8, ASM883128v2, whole genome shotgun sequence genome encodes these proteins:
- the LOC116258496 gene encoding two-component response regulator ORR9-like encodes MDKQQGSCDTHFHVLAVDDSLVDRKILERLLRVSSYQVTSVESGSKALEFLGLMDDMDSSSRRRQDMKVNLIITDYCMPGMSGYELLKRIKESSCKDIPVVVMSSENVPSRISRCLEGGAEEFLLKPVRLSDMEKLHPHLLKSQQFIDNKSKKSRKRKAISPEPVERSTKTRGLRVA; translated from the exons ATGGATAAGCAACAGGGTTCCTGCGATACCCATTTTCATGTTCTGGCAGTAGATGATAGTTTGGTTGATAGGAAAATCTTGGAGAGACTCCTCAGAGTTTCTTCGTATCAAG TTACCAGTGTGGAATCCGGAAGTAAGGCTTTGGAATTTCTGGGTTTGATGGATGACATGGATTCTTCTTCACGCCGAAGACAG GACATGAAAGTAAATCTAATAATCACAGACTACTGTATGCCTGGCATGAGCGGCTATGAATTACTCAAGAGAATCAAG GAATCTTCCTGCAAGGACATCCCTGTCGTGGTTATGTCATCTGAGAATGTACCATCAAGAATCAGCAG GTGCTTGGAAGGTGGAGCGGAAGAATTCCTGTTAAAACCTGTGCGGTTGTCCGATATGGAGAAGCTTCATCCTCATCTTCTGAAGTCCCAACAATTCATCGACAACAAAAGTAAGaaatcaaggaaaagaaaggccaTTTCTCCTGAGCCCGTAGAAAGGAGCACTAAAACTCGAGGGCTAAGAGTTGCGTGA